TGTACGTAGGCCCGCAAAACCAGCCCGCCTGGTATGATTACATCCTGGACCTGAACCCCAAGCGCATCATTTTTAACCCCGGCACTGAAAACCCGGAGCTGGAGAAGCTGGCGCAGCAGCGCGGCATTCAAACGGAAGAAGCCTGCACGCTGGTGATGCTATCCATCGGCCAATACTAGCCCTGGCTTGCACCTGAGGCGTATTCCTGACTAACCCCGCTGCCCGGTACTACCGGCAGCGGGGTTTATTTTTAGAGCCCGATAAAAATTTGTGTTCCTTCAGGCAACCGGTACCCTAACGGCTGCATCTACCCTTTCAAACGCCACCGCTATAGTTCCACATTTACTTTTTCTGTTGTGACCGAGGCCGAATTGATAGCCGCCTGCCGCCAAGGCAGCAGCCGTGCCCAAAAACAGCTCTATGAGCAGTTTGCGGGTATGATGCTGGGCGTGTGCATCCGGTACCTGCGCCACCGCGACGACGCCGAGGAGGTAATGCTGATGGGCTTTGTGAAGGTGTTCCGGGCCCTGGAGCAGTATCGGCACGAGGGCAGCTTTGAGGGCTGGATTCGCCGGATTATGGTGAACGAAGCCCTGGGCCAGCTGCGCCGCAAGGAGCCCCTGCACCTGGCTATTGATGACCTGACCCACGACGTGCCCGCCACGGCCGCCGAGGCCGATAGCCAACTGAATGCCGAAGACCTGCTGGCTTTGCTGGCAGAGCTACCCGCCGGCTACCGCACTGTATTTAACCTGTATGCCCTGGAGGGCTACTCCCACCCCGAAATAAGCGAGCTGCTGGGTATTTCTGAGGGTACTTCCAAATCCCAGCTCAGCAAGGCCCGCGCCATGCTGCAGCGCCGCGTAGCCGCCGCCAATACGGTAGCGGCTCCTCACCCTTCAACGAAAGAATATTATGCAACCGGAAGATATTGATAAGCTGTTCCGGGACCGGCTGCAGGGCCACGCGCCCACGCCTCCCGCCTTTCTGTGGGATAAGCTGGAAGCAGAGCTGCAGCCCGCCCGTAAGAAGCGCCCTGTTATGTGGCTTTATGCCTCGGCGGCGGTGCTCACGCTGCTGCTCGTAGCGGGCGGCGCCTGGCTGCTGCGCACCGGTGGCCTCACGCCCGCCCCGGCTGACA
The Hymenobacter sp. DG25B genome window above contains:
- a CDS encoding RNA polymerase sigma factor, whose protein sequence is MTEAELIAACRQGSSRAQKQLYEQFAGMMLGVCIRYLRHRDDAEEVMLMGFVKVFRALEQYRHEGSFEGWIRRIMVNEALGQLRRKEPLHLAIDDLTHDVPATAAEADSQLNAEDLLALLAELPAGYRTVFNLYALEGYSHPEISELLGISEGTSKSQLSKARAMLQRRVAAANTVAAPHPSTKEYYATGRY